From the Globicephala melas chromosome 8, mGloMel1.2, whole genome shotgun sequence genome, the window AGACGTGTTTGCAGtagtttattcatattttgtcACAAACGGCCGGGGAGGGGGTGCCGGACTCCTCCAGGCAACATAGAAAATAGGTCCAAGAGACAGGGTGGCTGGGGTTGGGGCAaggggggacagggaggggtCTGGAGAgaaagcctgggggaggggggagggcagacTAGGGGTGGGGCTGCCCCCCTGCTGAGCCTGCTCATTCCCGGTGTGGGTACCGCCCCACCTGCAGGGGGAGCcccagggtgggggtggtggtggagggggcgGCCCAGAACTTCCAGGGTCAAGCCCTGCCCCGTGGCAGGGCCTAAATGCCCTCTGAAGTGGACAAGGCCGGAGGTCCCGCCCCTTCCAGGACTGACTGCCATGCCCACAGGCTGGCAGAGGAGCTCCTGCCCCTATTTAGAGCTCTGCCCAGCCCTAGTCCAAGGGGAGGGGGCTCTGAAGGCGGGAAGTCCCCGCAGCAgcagtttgggggtgggggagaggaggctgggggcaccagtgccccctccctccccagggctgaGGCCTCTGCggcccaggggcagggctgggggtgcaCAGGCGTCCGGTCCGTTCTGGGCTCGCTCCCTGGCCGGCTTCCCCCTTAGAAACTCACCAACGTATAAACCATACTGTGGGAAGACGAGGCAGTGAGCCAAGTCGCGAGCATGCCCACTACTGGCCACCCACCCTGTCGCGCCCTAGGTTGCCCTCAGTCATCAAGGGCAAAGGGCAGGAACTTGGGGCCCAGCCATTCCTGGGATTGGAGGGATGGTGCCTGGAGCATCCCTTCCCTGACTTCTGACCGCCATGGGCAGGACCTCACCTGTACAGGTAATAGAAGAAGGAGAGCAGGTAGAAGGCGAGTTTGCACCAGGACTCCTTCTGGCAGTAGTTGAGGATGTCAGCATTCATGATGGAGACCGCGTCATACATGACCTCAGAGCCATCCGCAGGACGGTGGAAGTAcctggggggagagaggggccTGAGTGCCCACCCTCAAGGCTCCCACCCACATCCTGCCCCGCTCTCCCATCTCACCCTCCCGAAGGCAGCTGCTACCCTCACCTCCAGAGGTGGTAGAAGAGGAGGGGGATGTTGAGGCCCAGGGTCACCCACTCTGCTGCACACAGAAACATCAGACAGAAGAGGCCGTGGATGGAGTATTCTGGGACCACCAGCTGGGGAGTGAGGGTGAGAGGTCAGCGGC encodes:
- the CNIH2 gene encoding protein cornichon homolog 2 isoform X1, which produces MAFTFAAFCYMLTLVLCASLIFFVIWHIIAFDELRTDFKNPIDQGNPARARERLKNIERICCLLRKLVVPEYSIHGLFCLMFLCAAEWVTLGLNIPLLFYHLWRYFHRPADGSEVMYDAVSIMNADILNYCQKESWCKLAFYLLSFFYYLYSMVYTLVSF
- the CNIH2 gene encoding protein cornichon homolog 2 isoform X2, translating into MPQKNAWGAISCCPNPDGHTPLPQIIAFDELRTDFKNPIDQGNPARARERLKNIERICCLLRKLVVPEYSIHGLFCLMFLCAAEWVTLGLNIPLLFYHLWRYFHRPADGSEVMYDAVSIMNADILNYCQKESWCKLAFYLLSFFYYLYSMVYTLVSF